The genomic interval CAAGAAACACCTGCTGCTCCAGCTGCAATTTGGGTATTAAGAAAAGCGACAACTGCAACCGCATTAACTCCAAGAGCACTCCCAGCGTTAAAACCAAACCATCCAAACCACAATATGCCAGCACCCAACAACGTTATAGGTAGGTTATTAGGTGAAAAAAATTCTCTCCTCCAACCTCTTCTTCTTCCTAGGAAGAAAACGCACACAAGTGAAGAAATACCAGCATTTATATGAACAACTGTGCCACCTGCAAAATCAAGAGCTCCAATACTTTGTAACCAACCTCCACCCCAAACCCAATGGCATACAGGTAGATACACAAACAATATCCACAATATAGAAAATATAAAAAAACTTGAAAACTTCATTCTTTCAGCGATTGCTCCTGTTATTAGCGCAACTGTTAGAATTGCAAACATTAATTGAAAAATAAGAAACAAAAATTCTGGAATATTACTGGCTGTGTTTGCTGTATCTAAGGATATATTATTTAATAAAAAATAATCTAGGTTACCTATAAAACCTGAGACATCTGGACCAAAAGCTAGACTATAACCAATAATTATCCAAACAACTGGTACGATACCCATACATAAGAAATTTTGCATTATTACAGACAGTATATTTTTATGTCTTACTAGACCACCATAAAACATTGCCAGTCCTGGGGTCATAAAAAACACCAAACTTGAAGAAACTATTATAAA from Deferribacterota bacterium carries:
- a CDS encoding ammonium transporter, whose amino-acid sequence is MNSIDILFIIVSSSLVFFMTPGLAMFYGGLVRHKNILSVIMQNFLCMGIVPVVWIIIGYSLAFGPDVSGFIGNLDYFLLNNISLDTANTASNIPEFLFLIFQLMFAILTVALITGAIAERMKFSSFFIFSILWILFVYLPVCHWVWGGGWLQSIGALDFAGGTVVHINAGISSLVCVFFLGRRRGWRREFFSPNNLPITLLGAGILWFGWFGFNAGSALGVNAVAVVAFLNTQIAAGAAGVSWICAEWVYRGKPTTLGIASGFIAGLVAITPAAGFVGPMASLLIGLISGVLCYSAIFLKFKLKYDDALDVVGIHGVGGIIGAFATGLFASKRWNPSGENGLFYGNVDQIFIQLAGIISVLIYASIITAIIMLIIKFTIGLRVDSEAEENGLDISEHSEDAYKIEI